Below is a window of Arabidopsis thaliana chromosome 2, partial sequence DNA.
AATGAGAGAATTGAACATCTCTCTATCTTTTGAAGTATTTGCAATATTTTACAAGTGTCGTGAAGAGTCAAGGCAAAGAGGAGGAAGTATTTGCAATATTTTATAGAATATTAGacaatatttaataaaaatttggtaGAATTTACAcaatattttatacttttgaaTGCACTATCACAATAATTTAATACATAAactcaaatttaaaattggtGATCATAGCCTAAATGGTAATGATGTAGAAGTTAAAAGAAAACGGTGACAATGTAGCATaacacataaataaatgaaCAACATGTAGTATTAAGCATTAATAtcctttaaatttttttacttaaactTTGATGAAAAAGTCACAAATATCTACTAAACAGTAGtatccttttaaaaaaaaattgtatttttggTGTGATCctttaagtttctttttctctcatttatttcaatttattatatagaactaattatatacttttaactttgaaaaaagaaagtcacATGTATCTAGTAAACATTAATGTTCTTTATGTTTATCTTTAtctcatatattttattattactatatatatatatatatcattactATAGTagtatggaaaaaaaaaaatctctttacTCTTACATTTTTACCCTAACTCTCTTCTTAACGAATATGAAAATGAGTTGTTGGAGGATGTTGCTATTCTTGTTGGGTTATATCTTGTATTTTTATCGTTTTGTGGATGCTGAAATATTACAAACTTTCAgtgattttgaaattgaagagCAACTTAAAGTCGTCAACAAACCTGCTACGAAAATTATCAAGGTCCCTTTACTTTTTATCTTAAACTCTAGAGCCATATTATTTACGTCGAATtgtacatataaattaatacatgTTCTTATACAATGatataaaaagtttacaaaattatttctaatctaatttgtttttggatgaTAGACTATACATGGCGATTCATATGATTGCGTAGATTTTTACAAACAACCCGCGTTTGACCATCCATTGatgaaaaatcatttatttcattacaaagtaaaaatatatataaatatttaatatatatagtatgtgAATTTGATCACTAGTACAatcaataatacaaaatttatggTAAATATAGATGCGTCGGCCATCATCCTTACGAACCTCAAGAGCAAGTAATAGAAAGTTTGGTTACTTGTGGAAAAATGGCATAGGGTGTCCAATTGGTACCGtacctataaaaaaaattgctaaAGACGAACTcttgaaattaaatttgttctCTAATAGTTATAACCCTCGAGGTTCTTGGAACTTTACTTATAATCAATATAATGTTGATAATAATCAACATCATGTAAGTGGTCTGATCTTTGTTATATTTCAATATCACATATATACTATTCTACAAACTCATAAACTAAATAttgattataatatttattatgtaTATGGTAATGATGATTAGTTTGCAGTGTCCCGTACCAAGAAGATAATAGGGAAAATTTACAATGGAGCAACAATGATACTTTCTATAAATGATCCTAAAGTTAAACCTTTACAATATAGTTCTGCTCGTATGCACGTTCAAATTGGAGATGATTTTATTCAAGCAGGTTGGACTGTAAGTTTTGTTATCTTAtcttatatttgatttgaacGTACGTGTActctaaataatatatattaaaaaaaatcatgataagtagatgtttcaaaaaaatctaaatttttgatatagtttctttaatatattactataaaattatttctatttCAGGTGAATCAAAAGTTATATTCTGACAACAAGACTCGAAGTTATGTGTATACGAAAGTAAGTATATTATCATTATATGTATGtctaatatataattacttaTCCAGTTATCCTATCatattttctaaaagatttttgatgtacaaaatatttctatgcataacaatatatttaatcatacaGATTGGTGAAAACCAATGTTATAACAGCATGTGTCCAGCTGGGATTATAATGGTCAGTTCAGATATTGCTCTTGGTTTGGATTTAGGTCCTCCTTGTGTTCGTGGTTCAAGAACAATGGTCTCTTCTGAATTTGGTTTACTCAAGGTTTGTTGGTTATCAGTTTCTTCCTTTctattttatgatattattatCAAGAAATAGTTcattttattgtatttatcATCTATAGttataattaaacaagtttatgattcaattttattgattttttctgcaaaaaaaaaaaaaaaaaactcaagtccactttttaaaaaaagtttttagcCTTTCCTAGGTctgaacaaaatatttgattcaaaaacaaaacagaatagATTTCGAATCCTAAAAAATACCCTGTTAAATATAAATCTTAATTACTCTTGGTATCGACTAAGATTGTGCATGTATCACCCGATTATCGGATGGATACCCaaatttatctaaaaaaagAGGTTCACACCGATTTGATTCCTATCCTATCAGATATTTTGGATCATTTCACATAATTTCGGTAGAAGAACAGGTTACAAAATAGCCAACCTGAATCATACCCAATGATTTTTCTCCCTAtctacattttctttcttccaaattTATACAGCGTATATAAcactttgttttaattaaatcatCATACAAAATATGTTCTGTCTatcattatattattatgatctgtctttgttttttttgtgacaaTTGATTAAAGAATAAGGAAAATGGTGATTGGTGGCTCAAGTTAGGAGGACAAGAAATTGGGTATTGGCCagcaaaaaaatttaaagagacTTCGGCCAACAATATCGAATGGGGAGGAGAAGTATATAGTGCATTTTTACCGAGTCCACAGATGAGGAATGATCATTTTCCAGAAACGCATATAGAGTA
It encodes the following:
- a CDS encoding transmembrane protein, putative (DUF239) (Protein of Unknown Function (DUF239); FUNCTIONS IN: molecular_function unknown; INVOLVED IN: biological_process unknown; LOCATED IN: endomembrane system; CONTAINS InterPro DOMAIN/s: Protein of unknown function DUF239, plant (InterPro:IPR004314); BEST Arabidopsis thaliana protein match is: Protein of Unknown Function (DUF239) (TAIR:AT4G15050.1); Has 643 Blast hits to 610 proteins in 23 species: Archae - 0; Bacteria - 11; Metazoa - 0; Fungi - 0; Plants - 632; Viruses - 0; Other Eukaryotes - 0 (source: NCBI BLink).); the encoded protein is MEKKKSLYSYIFTLTLFLTNMKMSCWRMLLFLLGYILYFYRFVDAEILQTFSDFEIEEQLKVVNKPATKIIKTIHGDSYDCVDFYKQPAFDHPLMKNHLFHYKMRRPSSLRTSRASNRKFGYLWKNGIGCPIGTVPIKKIAKDELLKLNLFSNSYNPRGSWNFTYNQYNVDNNQHHFAVSRTKKIIGKIYNGATMILSINDPKVKPLQYSSARMHVQIGDDFIQAGWTVNQKLYSDNKTRSYVYTKIGENQCYNSMCPAGIIMVSSDIALGLDLGPPCVRGSRTMVSSEFGLLKNKENGDWWLKLGGQEIGYWPAKKFKETSANNIEWGGEVYSAFLPSPQMRNDHFPETHIEYDAIIFNITIVDENFKSVERIKHREAFSDNTRGYKVYDDIYVELPIRNAIYYGGPGNI